One Catillopecten margaritatus gill symbiont DNA window includes the following coding sequences:
- a CDS encoding IS30 family transposase ISPlu1: protein MYKQLTSEERHYIAIGIKQGMSKNKIAQNLNRSHSTIIREIARNTGKRGYRYNQANGFAQQRHQAKDKFVKLTIECKRLIDNCLKLDWSPEQVCGWLNANNVIQLHHESIYRYLLKDKADGGLLYQHLRHQGKPYRKRYGYAHNRTGIPNRIDIDQRPEAVNNRTVFGHWEADTIIGKAHKGAIVTLDERISKLRLAYPLNSKHKDGVSVAINTLLQPIKGFVHSITYDNGKEFAGHEKINKTIHCKSYFAKPYHSWERGQNENANGLLRQYFPKTISLVNIAYNEVKIAVNKLNSRPRKCLGFKTPYQVFFEMTGVDARQLGVVHL, encoded by the coding sequence ATGTACAAGCAACTAACCTCTGAAGAGAGGCATTATATCGCGATTGGAATTAAACAAGGCATGTCTAAGAATAAAATCGCACAAAACCTTAATCGCAGCCACTCTACCATTATTAGAGAGATTGCCCGTAACACGGGCAAGCGAGGCTATCGATACAATCAGGCTAATGGCTTTGCGCAGCAAAGACATCAAGCCAAAGATAAGTTTGTTAAATTAACCATTGAGTGTAAACGCTTGATTGACAATTGTCTAAAACTTGATTGGTCGCCTGAACAAGTCTGTGGTTGGCTTAATGCCAACAATGTCATTCAACTTCACCATGAGAGCATCTATCGTTATTTGCTCAAAGATAAAGCAGATGGTGGCTTGTTATATCAACACCTCAGACATCAGGGTAAGCCTTATAGAAAGCGTTATGGTTACGCGCATAATCGCACAGGCATTCCCAATCGTATTGATATTGACCAGCGCCCTGAGGCAGTTAATAATCGCACAGTATTTGGACATTGGGAGGCGGACACTATTATTGGTAAAGCCCACAAAGGTGCCATCGTAACGCTGGATGAGCGCATATCAAAGCTTAGACTGGCGTATCCGCTTAATAGCAAACACAAAGACGGTGTTAGTGTTGCCATCAATACCTTGCTTCAGCCTATTAAGGGTTTTGTACATTCAATTACCTATGACAATGGCAAGGAGTTCGCAGGACATGAGAAAATTAATAAAACAATCCATTGTAAGAGTTACTTTGCTAAGCCTTACCATAGCTGGGAACGTGGACAAAACGAAAACGCTAACGGCTTATTACGGCAATACTTCCCAAAGACAATATCTTTGGTAAATATTGCTTACAATGAAGTTAAAATAGCAGTGAATAAATTAAATTCTAGACCGAGAAAATGTCTAGGATTTAAAACACCTTACCAGGTGTTTTTTGAGATGACGGGTGTTGATGCTCGTCAATTGGGAGTTGTGCACTTATGA